A part of Desulfobacter sp. genomic DNA contains:
- a CDS encoding purine-binding chemotaxis protein CheW, which produces MDQTAIDSTSNDLEFSTFYVGGALCGINILNIQEINKHFEITKVPQAADYIKGILNLRGRIVTIIDLGKKLGLDPATQDKDNRNIIVNSEDEHIGLLVDAISDVVLAQKDDIEPAPSNIGGVKGKYFQGVLKTENQLIGILDIDEVLKE; this is translated from the coding sequence ATGGACCAAACTGCGATTGACAGCACATCAAATGATCTTGAGTTTTCCACTTTTTACGTGGGAGGGGCATTGTGCGGGATTAATATACTCAATATCCAGGAAATCAATAAGCACTTTGAAATCACCAAGGTTCCCCAGGCCGCAGATTATATTAAGGGTATACTTAACCTGAGGGGGCGCATCGTCACCATCATTGACCTGGGCAAAAAACTGGGTCTGGACCCGGCAACCCAGGACAAAGACAACCGGAACATCATCGTCAATTCAGAAGATGAACACATCGGCCTCCTTGTTGACGCCATCTCAGATGTGGTGCTGGCCCAGAAAGACGACATTGAGCCCGCGCCTTCCAACATCGGCGGGGTGAAAGGCAAATATTTTCAGGGTGTGCTGAAAACTGAAAATCAACTTATT